The genomic window GACATTTACTTCACCTATGAAGAAAGCGCAAGCACCTCAAAGCATCGTCTTATTAttgttgtgtgtgcttgcgtTTTCGGCTCTTTGGAGATTGTTTTTACCGACATACAGGCATCAGCTGAGGTGCGCGCTACTGAAGTGGGGTGGAGGCGCCTGCGTATATTGACGTGTACCTCTAAACTCGGCAGGCAACAGCAAGGGAATGGTGTATGGTAAAGTCTTCGTGGCGCAGTGAGGTAGTTTCCTCCTTATTACTGGCTTTGCTTCTGAAGCTGCTCAGCCCCGCTGTCGCGCAGTACTGCGTGGTGACGGACTCTGTGTCGTGAcggggaggtgtgtgtgtgtgtgtgtgtgaggggtgGTGCTCAGACTGCTTAGCTGCCCATCAAGGGAGTACCGCTTTACGGTATGCTCGACACTATCATTTCACGGTTTTTTTTCGATAGAGTTTTCCTTGATTTGTGACgctctgttcttctcttccttaTCTGTCTTCCTTCCTAACCCCTCTTTTTACTCCATGAGGCTTGGCAAGTCAgtccgcggcgctgcatactctgctctgctctcttcctccactgtCTCTTTCCGAACATACTCCCCACAGAAATTGTCAAGCAGCAAGAAGGCGCTGGTGTACGTACCACGGCATTCTCGAacctttcttcccctcccccctcttcctcagctcCCACCGTTTTATCTTGTGGTGGTTGTTGCGTGGGACTCATCACTTTGCGCACgatcctttttttttgtggtggtggttgggtggtggtggaggagagacgtgCTTTCGCGTGTTCATCTAATGGTTGCCCCTAATCAAaccctttcttctttttggtTACCCTCTTTGCTTATGCTTGCTCGAGCGTGTTGCCACGCTATTCTGAGAATTCGAACGTGAGTgagtgcctctctctctactttACTGTACGGGTGTCTGTCTAACGAGTCACTTGTGTGCTGAGGTGCATGGAGAAATCGGTCcttcattttttctttttttgttgttgtcctcTTCTTTCGTGTTTCgtcttgtttgtttgttttgttctGTTGTTTTGTGGGTTGGAGGTGTGTCCATACCGCACACCCCATTATTCCCCTCACTTCTTTTCTACGCAGTCGCGCTGTTCGCTCTCATTTTGGGACTAGTGAGGATgaagcaaaaaagaaaaaaaacacgcaaGCACCATAACGGCACAGCACCTCATCTCGGTTTGTGCAGTGCCTTTAGTGCTTCTCTCAGCCGCGGCCTGCTCGAGCGCGTAttcctctctccgcgtgggtatatatatatatatatatatatatatacatacatatacatgtgtgtgtgtgccgcatCTCTCTCGGGCACATTGATCTGCTCTCATTACTTGAGTGTTTGCGTGCGTTCTCGTATGACTTCTCATTCCTCTTTTCCGCTTTCTTTGGCTCGTTGAGATGACGAAAGTGTGAATCGGGTTGTGGGAGGGTGTAGGGACGTGCTGTGGAGAATAACGAGGGCTACAGACAAAATGGGAGCCCTTGAAAAACTGtaggaaagagggagagcaggaGCGGAAAGAAGACGTTAGATGTGGTGAGGACTCGTACTTTCAGGTGTTCATTGCATTATTTTTCTAGTCTTTTGACAAACCAAGCAGCAAaacgagaggggagaagcaaCCTTACCTACCCATTCTGGGCAGTGCTGCCGACACCACTAACGTGAttgccgcagcaggcgggGGTAATAGGCACCCAGCAGCCTTCTTTGTCGTTCTGTCCTATTCGTCATCCCCCACAAGCGCAGCCTCTCATTCATATGaaacatatatatatgcgtCTGTCccaggagaggagagaagtgtGTGTACCCCTATCCAGACCAGATAGCGTGCTTGCGTCAGTTTGTTGTGCTTGCAAGTTGGGAACTATTCTGGTACTCCACACTCACCGCCGCACATCACGCGCAGCAAGACGCATGCGGAACTCACCAAAAAGAGCAAAATAGGAAGGGGTGACGTttcctccttcttttttcctcttgcgACCTTTCTGGTTCCTATGAGTTGTGTGCGAGCGCTACCACACATCGTGGCGCTTCCCCACTCTCCCTCGCGGCGTTACCTCTAACTCAAACACTGTTTTTCTATAAAATAGTAGCGCACGCCCTGATGGCAGGCAACtcctcagtgcgtggtgcCTGGGTCCAGGGCCCCACGGCAcagggaagccaagcagcttCAGTCCCGGCCCTCGCTCTCTACTggcgtggggagcctgcgcctggtggcggccggcacggtggaggaggtctCTGAGGCGGTCTGCGGggcgagggtgggtgggtgcagcTCGAGTCTGCGGCCGTGCTCGGATGACTGGGGTCAGCGCatggctgtggcgcgtgtctagcgctgcggcacacgGCGCGAGCTGCCTGTGGCgggctggaggaggagtggcgtTTGGCTCATGTTGCGCGGCCGTGAATGGACACAGtggagcgaaaaaaaaaactaacGTCGACCTTATCCCAGATGTTGGTGCTCCCTTTGCCCGTGACATCGAcattccccttcccctccccctccgttACACTCACTACTCGCTACCGAAAGGCTTATGCACAGgcttttctgtgtgtgcaccTCTCTGGGGTCTATTttcgtccccctctctttctccctgcCGAGCTGGTCTTTTCTTTGTATTCTTTTTACTGAAACCTGTCACACCAGGGGCTTGACTGCCGTCTTCtcagaggggggggcactcAGGCATAACTCGCGTCCGGTATTGCGGTCCTTCTACAGCTTGCCTGCTGTCGTGGCAGAGCTGGGTGGATATGTTTGTCGAATTAGCCATCGTTGTGGCGATGCTTCTCGTGTGTTGGTATCGTAGCTTTCGACCGCGCTCTACGAATCAGCTGCGACCCTCTTATCAGAGCCATTGCAGCACTGCCGGGCTTTGCGCTGGTGACTACGTCGTGAttggcggcggtgttgcGGGgctcgctgcagccgcagagtTGCTACGTCGTACCGATGAAACATGTCAGATCATCCTGATCGAAAGTGGGAACGACCCGCAGTcggcgtctgcagcagcgctcctcTTTGAAGTCGGTCGACGCGACCGGTTGCTGTCTTTTGCGCCAGACCTTGTCCGGGTGCCACAGGAACTGCTACTGAAGGGAGTGCGCCCCACCTTTCTAGGTGGCACGCCTGATGTAGGGTACCTCGCACAGCGCCCGTGGCACTACTTCCAAGATGAAGAGGTCCTTTTAGGGACCTCTTCGAGTGGGAGCGGCGAAACATTGTCGGCAGCAAAGGCAAAGGCGAATCGATATCGTCAGCTGCAGTACGCTGCCTACCCCCGTGGTGTCGGGCTTGGtggcacagcgctgctggactGGGGCATACACCTGAACTCTCTTTGGCCGTCTACGCCAGAGGCGGTGCCAGATGCCGAAAAGGCAACGTTCAAAAGCGCGATGACCTGCAATGAAGCATTGCTGCAGTGGACTCGGTTGCCCATGCGCTTTCCAGACGTCCGAAATCCTCTCTCCTGGGCCTTTGCTGAAGCCGTCAAGACTCTCAAGCTAGCTGCACCGTACCTGCCCAGTGTCTCAGCACCTGTCAAGCGAGGTGCTGTGTTTCCTTGTTATCTGTACCTCGACGAAGATGGCAGGCGTCTGGCGCTTCCTTCGGCTGTGCTGGGCGACATCGCAGCAGACGAGCTCCACCGCCGACTGAGCGTGCTGACAGGGTACACGGCGGTGGACTTAGACCTAGCGGCGCaggacggcggcgaggccgaGGAGCGTGGGGTGCGCGTTATAGGTGTGCAAGTGCGCCTCAgtcgcggtggcgcaggtgcggtCATCTCCATCCCCGTGAGAAAGGGCGTAGTTGTTGCGGCTGGAGCTCTGCATAGTCCGCGCCTGCTTCACAGGATGTCCCGATATCGTGCAATGCGCATGCTGAAACCTCCATCATCCACAGTTCCTGTGCGCGATGCGCTGGCACTGCCGCTCATTTTCTCCGCGGTGCAGGCGGTCTCAGCTGACAGCCTCAATGTGCGGGATGCGAAGTCGAGCGCGATATGGTGGCTCACCCAGCGAGGCCCCTACTTGACACCGCTCTGTGACACAGTTTTGTCGCTACCACTGCCCCACATCGGCCCAcaggcggagctgcgtgTTGTGCTTTTCCCCTTTGGCGGGCGCGATGCCGCCCGGTTCAAGGGCATGGGATGGGACATCGTCCTTGGTACCCCGCTGCAAGCCTTTACAATGCTTCTGATCTTTCATGGCATTGATGGATTGGAGCACATGATGACGCTGGATGAAGAAGCGCCTCAGCCTGGTGTAGCGCATACCCGCGCGCTTTGTTCTCACCAGACTGTCTGCTCGTTGTCCGAGGAGGTGCACCGCAAGGTTCAGGATGGGTTCCTTGCAGGCATCAAggagtgccgccgcctcacagaAGCCGAACCGCTGGCAAGTCTAGCACTCACGCCGGGATTCGAATCGACGGACTTCACCCTGCTCGTACCTAGCGACGCGTCGAAGGCTGTTCGACTTGCCCAGCTCTCCCGGCTGCCACCATCGAAGCGCTCGGCCCGCGGGAAGGCGGAACTGAAGCAACTGCTCGAGTGGTCGCACCGCGTCACGGCGACGGAGTGGTACATGCGTCGTTACGtggacacgcacgcatatTGGCTTGGTTTTgccagtggcagcagcgaggcctTTTTGGCTTCATCGTCGTCCACGCCCTGCTCGTCGCGGGTCGCAGGGCTGCAGAACGTGTTTGTTGGCGATAGCTCCGCCGTTACTACTGCGCATTGGTCCGGTGTGGGAAAACGCGACACACTTGCGGCAGGCAGTCGTAGCACCTGTATGGATGCCGCAGTACGAGCCGTGACGGAGCTTGTGAAGATCCGCGGGCAGTCGTAGATGCCTTcttgagagaaagaggtagCACAGCTGTGCCAGGTAGCATGCGTGCGAAGCGGCAGTAAACAGTACATCCTTCTCCATACGTAGTTTTCCGTGTGCGGCGTTTGCGGATGGCGCGGGTAACCGAGGCTCATCGACCCATCGTGTTGTACCCGCCAGCATCTCTCGCTCTACGCATCACGTCTTTGTCCTCACGAATCGTGtcttcaccccctccccttccacgTCTCACCCGAACGGTGTGGGGTGGCGCTGAGGGAGTTGTGATGGGGAGCTCCTTTGTGCGTGTAGGTACCTTTTGGCTGTATGTTCGGTCCTCTGAATTTGCACAGTGGTGCCTGCAATCGACGTAACAGCAAGTAGCAGCGCTAAAAATcagcgaaagaggaagacaaacCGCCTCTTGCAGCAACGAGGGCGATGCTGGACGAGTATGCGTGGAAATGACTAAAAGCAAGCCTCCATGCTACGCCTCTTCTTTACCGTTCTCCACCCTCTTGACACCCTGTCCGCCCTGGAGTCGTGCgagtgctgccgcagtgcgaCAGGCAACTGCATGACCGCCTACTGGATGTCTGTACACGCCCGTTTAGGTGTATTGGCTACCATGTGTCCGCATCTCGCAGGCTTTTTTTCTACACCATAGCATCTTCGTCCACACTTGTCAACTCGCATCCTCTTCGttctttctttgtgtgtaATTGCCATGATTTGTCCCTGCCTGCCGTCAAATTTCCACGGTGGGGTGCGGGACGTGCGCACCTTTACACTCACAGTGGGGTCTCCTGCTTCGAACATAATCTTCGAAGCAGGACAC from Leishmania panamensis strain MHOM/PA/94/PSC-1 chromosome 32 sequence includes these protein-coding regions:
- a CDS encoding hypothetical protein (TriTrypDB/GeneDB-style sysID: LpmP.32.0990) gives rise to the protein MFVELAIVVAMLLVCWYRSFRPRSTNQLRPSYQSHCSTAGLCAGDYVVIGGGVAGLAAAAELLRRTDETCQIILIESGNDPQSASAAALLFEVGRRDRLLSFAPDLVRVPQELLLKGVRPTFLGGTPDVGYLAQRPWHYFQDEEVLLGTSSSGSGETLSAAKAKANRYRQLQYAAYPRGVGLGGTALLDWGIHLNSLWPSTPEAVPDAEKATFKSAMTCNEALLQWTRLPMRFPDVRNPLSWAFAEAVKTLKLAAPYLPSVSAPVKRGAVFPCYLYLDEDGRRLALPSAVLGDIAADELHRRLSVLTGYTAVDLDLAAQDGGEAEERGVRVIGVQVRLSRGGAGAVISIPVRKGVVVAAGALHSPRLLHRMSRYRAMRMLKPPSSTVPVRDALALPLIFSAVQAVSADSLNVRDAKSSAIWWLTQRGPYLTPLCDTVLSLPLPHIGPQAELRVVLFPFGGRDAARFKGMGWDIVLGTPLQAFTMLLIFHGIDGLEHMMTLDEEAPQPGVAHTRALCSHQTVCSLSEEVHRKVQDGFLAGIKECRRLTEAEPLASLALTPGFESTDFTLLVPSDASKAVRLAQLSRLPPSKRSARGKAELKQLLEWSHRVTATEWYMRRYVDTHAYWLGFASGSSEAFLASSSSTPCSSRVAGLQNVFVGDSSAVTTAHWSGVGKRDTLAAGSRSTCMDAAVRAVTELVKIRGQS